One part of the Actinomyces howellii genome encodes these proteins:
- the tuf gene encoding elongation factor Tu: protein MAKAKFERTKPHVNIGTIGHVDHGKTTLTAAISKVLHDEYPDLNPFTPFDEIDKAPEERQRGITINIAHVEYQTDKRHYAHVDAPGHADYIKNMITGAAQMDGAILVVAATDGPMAQTREHVLLARQVGVPVLLVALNKADMVEDEELLDLVEMEVRELLSSQEYDGDEAPVVRVSALKALEGDAEWAGKIKELMDAVDEYIPTPERDMDKPFLMPIEDVFTISGRGTVVTGRVERGKLPINSEVEVLGIREAQKTTVTSIEMFHKQMDEAWAGENCALLLRGTKRDDVERGQVVCKPGSITPHTEFEGHVYILTKDEGGRHNPFYSNYRPQFYFRTTDVTGVITLPEGTEMVMPGDTTEMTVELIQPIAMEEGLGFAIREGGRTVGSGRVTKILK from the coding sequence GTGGCCAAGGCCAAGTTCGAGCGGACCAAGCCGCACGTCAACATCGGAACGATCGGTCACGTCGACCACGGCAAGACGACGCTGACCGCCGCGATCTCCAAGGTCCTGCACGACGAGTACCCGGACCTCAACCCCTTCACCCCCTTCGACGAGATCGACAAGGCTCCCGAGGAGCGCCAGCGCGGCATCACGATCAACATCGCGCACGTCGAGTACCAGACTGACAAGCGTCACTACGCTCACGTCGACGCTCCTGGTCACGCCGACTACATCAAGAACATGATCACCGGTGCCGCCCAGATGGACGGCGCGATCCTCGTCGTGGCCGCCACCGACGGCCCGATGGCCCAGACCCGCGAGCACGTCCTGCTCGCCCGCCAGGTCGGCGTCCCGGTCCTGCTCGTGGCCCTCAACAAGGCCGACATGGTCGAGGACGAGGAGCTCCTCGACCTGGTCGAGATGGAGGTGCGTGAGCTGCTGTCCTCCCAGGAGTACGACGGCGACGAGGCCCCGGTCGTCCGCGTCTCGGCGCTCAAGGCCCTCGAGGGCGACGCCGAGTGGGCGGGCAAGATCAAGGAGCTCATGGACGCGGTCGACGAGTACATCCCGACCCCCGAGCGCGACATGGACAAGCCCTTCCTCATGCCCATCGAGGACGTCTTCACCATCTCCGGCCGCGGCACCGTCGTGACCGGTCGTGTCGAGCGCGGCAAGCTGCCCATCAACTCCGAGGTCGAGGTCCTGGGTATCCGCGAGGCCCAGAAGACCACGGTCACCAGCATCGAGATGTTCCACAAGCAGATGGACGAGGCTTGGGCGGGCGAGAACTGCGCGCTTCTTCTTCGTGGCACCAAGCGCGACGACGTCGAGCGAGGCCAGGTGGTCTGCAAGCCCGGCTCCATCACCCCGCACACCGAGTTCGAGGGCCACGTCTACATCCTCACCAAGGACGAGGGCGGCCGCCACAACCCGTTCTACTCGAACTACCGTCCGCAGTTCTACTTCCGGACCACCGACGTCACCGGCGTCATCACCCTGCCCGAGGGCACCGAGATGGTCATGCCCGGCGACACCACCGAGATGACCGTCGAGCTCATCCAGCCCATCGCCATGGAGGAGGGCCTCGGCTTCGCCATCCGCGAGGGTGGCCGCACCGTCGGCTCCGGCCGCGTCACCAAGATCCTCAAGTGA
- the fusA gene encoding elongation factor G, protein MALDVLTDLTKVRNIGIMAHIDAGKTTVTERILFYTGINYKLGETHDGASTMDWMVQEQERGITITSAATTCFWKNNQINIIDTPGHVDFTVEVERSLRVLDGAVAVFDGKEGVEPQSETVWRQADKYNVPRVCYINKMDKLGANFDFSVQTIRDRLHATPLVINFPIGAENEFSGLVDVIEMRAIRFPEKDADGNDTRGSVVEYEEIPAELVAKAEELRAELVEAVAETDDALMEKYLEGEELSVAEIKAGIRTLTVAGEAFPVLAGSAFKNKGIQPVLDAVLDYLPSPLDVTDVEGHVPGHEEEVLTRKADENEPFSALAFKVATHPFYGKLVYVRVYSGKVAQGEVVANATKGKKERIGKLFQMHSNKENPVDVAHAGHIYAFIGLKDVTTGDTLCAQGSPIILESMTFPDPVIHVAIEPKTKGDQEKLGTAIQKLSEEDPTFTVRLDEETGQTVIGGMGELHLDVFVDRMRREFKVEANVGNPMVAYRETIRKKVDKVEYTHKKQTGGSGQFAKVLMSFEPLEETEAAEGEARSHYEFVNSVTGGRVPREYIPSVDAGVQDAMLTGVLAGYPVVDVKATLIDGGYHEVDSSEMAFKIAGSMAFKEGAKKASPVLLEPVMAVEVRTPEEYMGDVIGDINSRRGMIQSMEDAVGVKVIKAAVPLSEMFGYVGDLRSKTQGRAVYSMTFDSYAEVPKNVADEIIAKAKGE, encoded by the coding sequence GTGGCACTCGACGTGCTGACCGACCTGACCAAGGTCCGCAACATCGGCATCATGGCCCACATCGACGCCGGCAAGACCACCGTGACCGAGCGCATCCTGTTCTACACGGGCATCAACTACAAGCTCGGCGAGACCCACGACGGCGCCTCGACGATGGACTGGATGGTCCAGGAGCAGGAGCGCGGCATCACGATCACCTCCGCCGCGACGACCTGCTTCTGGAAGAACAACCAGATCAACATCATCGACACCCCCGGCCACGTCGACTTCACCGTCGAGGTCGAGCGCTCCCTGCGCGTCCTCGACGGGGCCGTCGCGGTCTTCGACGGCAAGGAGGGCGTCGAGCCCCAGTCCGAGACGGTGTGGCGCCAGGCGGACAAGTACAACGTCCCGCGCGTGTGCTACATCAACAAGATGGACAAGCTCGGAGCCAACTTCGACTTCTCCGTCCAGACGATCCGCGACCGTCTCCACGCCACCCCGCTCGTCATCAACTTCCCGATCGGCGCCGAGAACGAGTTCTCCGGCCTCGTCGACGTCATCGAGATGCGCGCCATCCGCTTCCCCGAGAAGGACGCCGACGGCAACGACACCCGCGGCTCGGTCGTCGAGTACGAGGAGATCCCCGCCGAGCTCGTCGCCAAGGCCGAGGAGCTGCGCGCCGAGCTCGTCGAGGCCGTCGCCGAGACCGACGACGCCCTCATGGAGAAGTACCTCGAGGGGGAGGAGCTGAGCGTCGCCGAGATCAAGGCAGGCATCCGCACGCTCACCGTCGCCGGCGAGGCCTTCCCGGTCCTGGCCGGTTCGGCCTTCAAGAACAAGGGCATCCAGCCCGTGCTCGACGCGGTCCTGGACTACCTGCCCTCCCCGCTGGACGTCACCGACGTCGAGGGCCACGTCCCGGGCCACGAGGAGGAGGTCCTCACCCGCAAGGCCGACGAGAACGAGCCCTTCTCGGCCCTGGCCTTCAAGGTCGCCACCCACCCCTTCTACGGCAAGCTCGTCTACGTGCGGGTGTACTCCGGCAAGGTCGCCCAGGGCGAGGTCGTGGCCAACGCGACCAAGGGCAAGAAGGAGCGCATCGGAAAGCTCTTCCAGATGCACTCCAACAAGGAGAACCCGGTCGACGTGGCGCACGCCGGCCACATCTACGCCTTCATCGGCCTCAAGGACGTCACCACCGGTGACACCCTGTGTGCCCAGGGCTCGCCGATCATCCTGGAGTCGATGACCTTCCCGGACCCGGTCATCCACGTGGCCATCGAGCCCAAGACCAAGGGGGACCAGGAGAAGCTGGGCACCGCCATCCAGAAGCTCTCCGAGGAGGACCCGACCTTCACGGTCCGCCTCGACGAGGAGACCGGCCAGACGGTCATCGGCGGGATGGGTGAGCTCCACCTCGACGTCTTCGTCGACCGCATGCGCCGCGAGTTCAAGGTCGAGGCCAATGTCGGCAACCCGATGGTCGCCTACCGGGAGACCATCCGCAAGAAGGTCGACAAGGTCGAGTACACCCACAAGAAGCAGACCGGTGGCTCGGGCCAGTTCGCCAAGGTGCTCATGTCCTTCGAGCCCCTCGAGGAGACCGAGGCCGCCGAGGGCGAGGCGAGGTCCCACTACGAGTTCGTCAACTCGGTGACCGGTGGCCGCGTCCCGCGCGAGTACATCCCCAGCGTCGACGCGGGTGTCCAGGACGCCATGCTCACCGGTGTCCTGGCGGGCTACCCGGTGGTCGACGTCAAGGCGACCCTCATCGACGGCGGCTACCACGAGGTCGACTCCTCCGAGATGGCCTTCAAGATCGCCGGCTCGATGGCCTTCAAGGAGGGCGCCAAGAAGGCCTCCCCGGTCCTCCTCGAGCCGGTCATGGCCGTCGAGGTGCGCACCCCCGAGGAGTACATGGGCGACGTCATCGGCGACATCAACTCCCGCCGGGGGATGATCCAGTCGATGGAGGACGCCGTGGGCGTCAAGGTCATCAAGGCGGCGGTGCCGCTGTCCGAGATGTTCGGCTACGTCGGCGACCTGCGCTCCAAGACCCAGGGCCGCGCGGTGTACTCGATGACCTTCGACTCCTACGCCGAGGTGCCCAAGAACGTGGCCGACGAGATCATCGCCAAGGCCAAGGGCGAGTGA
- the rpsG gene encoding 30S ribosomal protein S7: MPRKGPAPKRPLVVDPVYGSPVVTQLVNRVLLDGKKSTAERIVYGALEGVRSKTDQDPVAVLKRALDNIRPALEVRSRRVGGATYQVPVEVRPNRATTLALRWLVDFSRQRRENTMTERLMNEILDASNGLGAAVKRREDMHRMAESNKAFAHYRW, translated from the coding sequence ATGCCCCGTAAGGGTCCCGCTCCCAAGCGCCCCCTCGTCGTCGACCCCGTCTACGGGTCGCCGGTGGTCACCCAGCTCGTCAACCGCGTCCTGCTCGACGGCAAGAAGTCGACCGCCGAGCGCATCGTCTACGGCGCTCTCGAGGGCGTGCGGTCCAAGACCGACCAGGACCCGGTGGCCGTGCTCAAGCGCGCCCTGGACAACATCCGCCCCGCCTTGGAGGTCCGCTCCCGCCGCGTCGGCGGCGCCACCTACCAGGTCCCGGTCGAGGTCCGTCCCAACCGGGCCACGACTCTCGCCCTGCGCTGGCTCGTCGACTTCTCCCGCCAGCGTCGGGAGAACACGATGACCGAGCGGCTCATGAACGAGATCCTCGACGCCTCCAACGGCCTGGGCGCCGCCGTCAAGCGTCGCGAGGACATGCACCGGATGGCCGAGTCGAACAAGGCCTTCGCCCACTACCGCTGGTGA
- the rpsL gene encoding 30S ribosomal protein S12 — protein sequence MPTIQQLVRKGRSSKRTSSKTPALRTSPQRRGVCTRVYTTTPKKPNSALRKVARVRLSTGIEVTAYIPGEGHNLQEHSIVLVRGGRVRDLPGVRYHIVRGALDTQGVKGRQQARSKYGAKKEKK from the coding sequence GTGCCCACGATTCAGCAGCTCGTCCGCAAGGGCCGCTCCTCGAAGCGCACGTCGTCCAAGACGCCGGCGCTCAGGACCAGCCCGCAGCGTCGTGGTGTGTGCACCCGCGTGTACACCACGACCCCCAAGAAGCCGAACTCCGCTCTGCGCAAGGTCGCCCGCGTGCGCCTGTCCACCGGTATCGAGGTCACGGCCTACATCCCCGGAGAGGGCCACAACCTCCAGGAGCACTCCATCGTGCTCGTCCGCGGCGGCCGTGTGCGCGACCTCCCCGGTGTCCGCTACCACATCGTCCGCGGCGCCCTCGACACCCAGGGTGTCAAGGGCCGCCAGCAGGCCCGCTCGAAGTACGGCGCGAAGAAGGAGAAGAAGTAA
- a CDS encoding TOMM precursor leader peptide-binding protein, translating into MAGTSMMHVDDAIENYKWSEWRDALSTRLANDLEGIQLDLSLSWRCEIVSEWSNVSEGSHPDTELYFLVRAIPGELQIMAWRPGHPGCPACIASRQTLADPNADRWRDLESRWMTEDTTTLLSSTHAELACSVTIGLIRIICADLGRYCNGVVLRVATDDFAVSQNSFLPDPLCPNCSPVPDDTKEAAVPDFSGLEKTTPTTYRHDTPKLLLKRIKRAYVDSHCGIIHAMERDRQGGMVIALAKMKLRRHNWVEPGFGRSDSYEVSEATAILEAIERYGGVQPGGKRTVVVGSLEELASVAIDPRHFGVHPDETYESEENYFHKFDPSARYRWVWGYSLTQDRAVLVPESIAYYYISHDEYPGPFVYEVSNGCAVGTSLEESIFHALLEVIERDAFLMTWYRHLELPRIRIDKDSSGELWTRIRQVELESGYRIEMYDQTMDNRVPSVLVRAVGEGGGSMPAQVFGAAAHPVQAHAAMSALAELGPFVRHLKETYVSFQDRSEAMVDDPSLVASMEDHSKLFASPRTLPWVDFLGRGDVVELAAETEDNVPIDLKGSTLVDDLRALVARFSALQQDVVYVDQTTPEHRAGGLRCVKVLVTDSLTMTFGAAFRRIDGLTRIDRVPDALGLVAGAKAGEELRPHPFP; encoded by the coding sequence ATGGCAGGCACAAGCATGATGCACGTAGATGACGCTATAGAGAACTACAAGTGGAGCGAGTGGCGTGATGCGTTGTCTACCCGACTTGCTAACGACCTCGAAGGGATTCAACTTGATCTTTCCCTGTCTTGGCGCTGCGAGATCGTGTCGGAGTGGAGCAACGTCTCCGAAGGAAGTCATCCCGACACTGAGTTGTATTTTCTCGTGAGAGCCATTCCAGGAGAGCTTCAGATTATGGCGTGGAGGCCTGGACATCCGGGATGTCCTGCATGCATAGCAAGCCGTCAAACTCTGGCCGATCCTAATGCTGACAGGTGGCGCGATCTCGAAAGTAGATGGATGACAGAGGATACGACAACGTTATTATCGAGTACCCACGCCGAGTTGGCCTGTTCTGTAACGATTGGTCTCATTAGAATCATTTGCGCTGATCTCGGACGCTACTGCAATGGAGTAGTACTTCGTGTAGCGACAGATGATTTTGCTGTCAGTCAGAACTCATTTCTGCCAGATCCATTGTGTCCCAACTGCTCACCAGTTCCGGATGATACAAAAGAGGCCGCGGTGCCCGACTTTTCTGGATTGGAGAAAACTACGCCAACGACCTATAGGCACGACACTCCTAAATTACTTCTCAAGAGGATCAAGCGAGCGTATGTCGATTCTCATTGCGGTATCATCCATGCTATGGAACGTGATCGTCAAGGCGGGATGGTGATAGCACTTGCGAAGATGAAGCTGCGACGGCACAACTGGGTCGAACCAGGATTCGGCCGATCTGATTCCTACGAGGTCAGTGAAGCGACAGCGATTCTCGAGGCAATTGAGAGATATGGTGGCGTTCAGCCGGGCGGAAAACGTACAGTAGTCGTCGGAAGTTTGGAGGAGCTGGCAAGTGTAGCGATTGACCCAAGGCATTTTGGTGTGCATCCCGACGAAACGTATGAGTCCGAGGAAAATTACTTTCATAAGTTCGACCCATCCGCTCGTTATCGCTGGGTGTGGGGATACTCTTTAACCCAAGACAGGGCGGTGCTCGTGCCTGAGTCGATCGCGTACTACTATATTTCGCACGACGAGTATCCAGGTCCCTTTGTTTACGAAGTTTCGAATGGATGTGCGGTCGGCACCTCTCTTGAGGAGAGTATATTTCACGCACTACTTGAAGTTATCGAAAGAGACGCCTTCCTTATGACTTGGTATCGACATCTAGAGTTGCCGAGAATCCGTATCGACAAAGACTCTTCAGGCGAGCTTTGGACGCGCATACGGCAAGTCGAGTTAGAGTCGGGTTATCGGATTGAGATGTATGACCAAACTATGGACAATCGGGTCCCTTCCGTGTTGGTGCGAGCGGTAGGTGAAGGTGGCGGCTCGATGCCAGCGCAAGTATTCGGTGCCGCGGCCCATCCCGTCCAGGCGCATGCGGCTATGAGCGCACTTGCAGAACTAGGGCCTTTTGTCCGACATCTGAAGGAGACATATGTTTCTTTTCAAGATAGGTCAGAAGCTATGGTAGACGATCCGTCACTTGTCGCGTCTATGGAGGATCACTCTAAGCTCTTTGCGTCGCCCAGGACATTGCCGTGGGTAGATTTTCTTGGGCGCGGGGATGTTGTTGAGTTAGCGGCGGAAACGGAGGATAATGTGCCTATTGACTTGAAGGGAAGTACGCTGGTGGATGACCTGAGAGCGCTTGTCGCTCGCTTTAGTGCTCTCCAGCAGGACGTAGTTTATGTAGATCAGACAACACCTGAGCACCGCGCAGGAGGATTAAGGTGCGTGAAGGTGTTGGTTACTGATAGTCTGACCATGACTTTCGGTGCCGCCTTCCGTAGAATCGATGGTTTGACGCGCATCGACCGGGTCCCAGACGCACTAGGCTTAGTAGCTGGTGCTAAGGCGGGAGAAGAACTCCGTCCGCATCCTTTTCCGTAG
- a CDS encoding SagB family peptide dehydrogenase: MDIETWYEVELASSCHQETTNILARLIAYGWTKIDVPVGDRGMLCLTPREVPAATFSTTNYESTCTLSKFAVVTQEDREWTIELPHSWCDVMISDIAVVDAILEVGASTSVVDLSHRIHRSLFMWAGLLVDPAKEVATLMSAQWSPHELWFHSKTRRFGRQRDYGGTFWAADRFDPPPFQPKPSGSSDVVQLDSFDEETARLSFGTLYDVAERRKSHRKHDDANPIHRRQLSEFLYRTMRVRALHVEDGFEYANKPYPSGGSAYETETYLLVRLVEGVPPGLWRYDSQAHALVCVRSGIRNEHVQALLRSVTKSSTEDTQPQAVVFLAPRFSRIMWKYEQIGYSVMVKNVGVVMAMMSLVATDMGLACCAIGSGDSDSFNRAIGVDPLECSSVGEMTLGSYG; encoded by the coding sequence GTGGATATCGAAACGTGGTATGAGGTCGAACTTGCTAGCTCATGCCATCAAGAAACTACGAACATATTGGCTCGTCTGATAGCCTATGGCTGGACGAAGATCGACGTGCCTGTGGGGGATCGTGGAATGCTGTGCTTGACTCCCCGAGAAGTTCCGGCTGCAACATTCTCGACGACGAACTATGAAAGTACCTGCACTCTATCGAAGTTCGCAGTGGTTACCCAGGAAGACCGAGAATGGACTATCGAGCTTCCGCATTCCTGGTGCGATGTCATGATTTCTGACATCGCGGTTGTCGACGCTATTCTTGAAGTCGGTGCATCGACCAGTGTAGTGGACCTATCTCATCGCATTCATCGGAGTCTTTTCATGTGGGCAGGTCTTTTAGTCGACCCGGCCAAAGAGGTCGCTACATTGATGTCCGCTCAATGGTCGCCTCATGAGCTATGGTTTCACTCGAAGACTAGGCGGTTCGGCCGGCAGCGTGACTATGGTGGCACTTTCTGGGCAGCAGATCGCTTCGATCCTCCGCCGTTTCAGCCGAAGCCCAGCGGTTCTTCGGACGTGGTCCAGTTGGATTCTTTCGACGAAGAGACAGCTCGTTTGTCGTTCGGAACTCTCTATGACGTCGCTGAGAGAAGGAAATCCCATCGTAAGCACGACGATGCGAACCCAATACACCGGCGCCAACTGAGCGAGTTTCTCTACCGCACGATGAGGGTGCGCGCTCTACATGTCGAAGACGGCTTTGAGTATGCTAACAAACCGTACCCTTCAGGAGGTTCTGCGTACGAGACAGAGACGTATCTTCTAGTGAGATTGGTTGAAGGTGTGCCGCCTGGTCTCTGGAGATATGATTCTCAAGCCCATGCCCTCGTGTGCGTCCGATCTGGTATTCGCAACGAACACGTACAGGCTCTGCTTCGAAGTGTCACAAAGTCGTCGACAGAAGACACTCAGCCGCAGGCAGTAGTATTTCTCGCTCCACGTTTTTCACGTATTATGTGGAAGTATGAGCAGATTGGATACTCAGTTATGGTTAAGAATGTTGGCGTCGTCATGGCGATGATGAGTCTGGTGGCTACCGACATGGGCCTCGCATGCTGTGCTATCGGGAGCGGTGATTCAGATTCGTTCAACAGGGCGATTGGTGTAGACCCCTTGGAGTGTAGTTCTGTAGGCGAGATGACTCTGGGAAGTTATGGGTGA
- a CDS encoding lantibiotic dehydratase C-terminal domain-containing protein — translation MSTLLSRQSPWYYINMYRWDADYSLLVTQVLVPLEAEFSLGTRWTCYFETDWYRGPHLTLALRNDGASERQPEVVSSAVKRYMKKLPASRPTNPHDYLDLHRKLYRYEDRRGHIFPWVHDGSITIGDIRRRVEHVGEGAASVIDQFYADMFVSELAILPAVNLKSHSLDQYSLDVLLQCALRFSNSGLSATAPSFMSHSQGYLAVQPNTTLAERWERNFSSFKDQLINYVDQVSRNNDPVPGTGDTPAVVLLLQEYFSHGSYFESFRPTGNWATEISQVSAFHEALTGNETWVEAVSDDDWFARYRMVLNLVYLHLAKMGLSPHRRFYLCYLLSRAVEELNGTDTLSYLEGVTE, via the coding sequence ATGAGCACACTTCTCAGCCGTCAGTCTCCGTGGTACTACATAAACATGTACCGCTGGGATGCGGACTATTCTCTATTAGTGACCCAAGTGCTTGTTCCGCTAGAGGCAGAGTTTTCACTCGGGACGAGGTGGACGTGTTACTTTGAGACAGACTGGTATAGGGGCCCGCACTTGACATTGGCGCTGCGGAACGACGGAGCTTCTGAGCGCCAGCCTGAGGTAGTTTCGTCCGCCGTAAAGCGTTACATGAAGAAACTTCCAGCATCTCGCCCTACTAATCCGCACGACTACTTGGATCTCCATAGAAAGTTGTACAGATACGAAGATCGGCGAGGACATATCTTTCCATGGGTACACGACGGCTCCATCACGATCGGTGATATTAGACGGAGGGTGGAGCATGTTGGTGAAGGCGCTGCGTCTGTGATCGACCAGTTCTATGCCGATATGTTTGTGTCAGAACTGGCTATATTGCCTGCGGTCAACCTGAAGTCTCATTCGCTAGATCAATACTCGCTTGATGTACTGTTACAATGCGCTCTGCGCTTTTCAAACAGTGGACTGTCCGCAACTGCCCCGTCGTTCATGTCACATTCCCAAGGCTATCTTGCAGTTCAACCGAACACGACGTTGGCGGAGCGGTGGGAGCGTAACTTTTCTAGCTTTAAGGATCAGTTGATCAACTACGTCGATCAGGTTAGTAGAAACAACGACCCGGTACCGGGAACTGGCGATACGCCTGCAGTCGTCTTGCTGCTGCAGGAGTATTTTTCTCATGGCTCATATTTCGAGTCTTTTCGCCCGACTGGAAACTGGGCCACCGAGATATCGCAAGTGTCTGCATTTCATGAGGCATTGACAGGCAACGAAACCTGGGTCGAAGCGGTTAGCGATGACGATTGGTTTGCACGATATCGGATGGTTCTTAACCTAGTGTACCTCCACCTTGCCAAGATGGGCCTTAGCCCTCATCGTAGGTTCTATCTCTGTTACCTGCTGTCGCGCGCAGTCGAAGAGCTTAATGGTACAGACACTCTCAGTTACTTGGAAGGCGTCACAGAATGA
- a CDS encoding thiopeptide-type bacteriocin biosynthesis protein has translation MYSANESETTWLSVHLRCDSNIDEFLTDMLFPLVDRVEHSHFLERYFYLRHWMAGSHVRLRLKMPPSDHEDVLDLILGRTTTWLSERRQQVNPYAEQWYEYNAPELAMREHQTEVPKWREHGSVWNEQYVPEVQKYGSGDTLAAFEKQFCASTELARAVLDRTHVREQLLSFASMIIYVTWANLGLRMGPPHQEYSILVRRWEPLRQTDPSWPVYRSKVDPCEFANRMNNRTAGAAAAPESGWLSSLEELTHTLRTVPEVEQSRNQLLVNRDHCLHLFCNRLGLSLEQEASARQLAYSAVQSSVLQSY, from the coding sequence ATGTATTCTGCAAACGAATCTGAAACAACCTGGCTGTCGGTCCACTTACGCTGCGACTCAAACATCGATGAATTCCTTACCGACATGCTGTTCCCTTTGGTTGATCGCGTAGAACATAGCCACTTTCTTGAAAGATACTTTTACCTCAGGCACTGGATGGCAGGTTCGCATGTTCGACTTAGGCTAAAGATGCCACCTAGTGATCACGAGGACGTTCTTGATCTCATTCTTGGAAGGACAACCACGTGGCTATCGGAGCGTCGACAGCAAGTGAATCCGTACGCCGAACAGTGGTACGAATATAACGCACCGGAACTTGCGATGAGGGAACATCAGACTGAGGTTCCTAAATGGCGAGAACATGGTTCAGTTTGGAACGAGCAATACGTTCCCGAAGTACAGAAGTATGGCAGCGGGGATACTCTTGCGGCATTCGAGAAGCAATTCTGTGCATCTACCGAACTAGCGAGAGCGGTTCTCGATCGAACGCACGTACGCGAACAGTTGCTGTCTTTTGCAAGTATGATTATCTACGTAACGTGGGCTAATCTAGGTCTTAGAATGGGTCCACCACATCAGGAGTATTCTATTCTGGTGAGGCGTTGGGAGCCACTTCGCCAGACTGATCCTTCTTGGCCAGTATATCGCTCGAAAGTGGATCCCTGCGAGTTCGCAAATCGTATGAACAATCGAACGGCGGGAGCTGCAGCGGCTCCAGAGAGCGGATGGTTATCTTCGCTCGAGGAGTTGACTCACACACTACGTACCGTCCCAGAGGTCGAACAGTCGCGGAATCAGTTGCTCGTCAATCGCGATCATTGCCTCCACCTGTTTTGTAATAGGCTAGGGCTGAGTCTCGAACAAGAAGCCTCAGCACGGCAACTCGCCTATTCTGCTGTTCAAAGCAGCGTACTTCAGTCGTATTGA